The Ostrea edulis chromosome 1, xbOstEdul1.1, whole genome shotgun sequence genomic sequence CATACAAACAACTACATCTCTGTAcatatgtttttaaattccaaatacatgtacccaGGAGtacagaagattttttttgaagAGCTGTAGTTTTTAGTCCCAAAATGAGCAGGGACCACGAAATATACAGTTTTGTTCAGCTACTCCAAAAGATGTTGTAAAGCAATTTTGTTAAAAACGAGCGACGACAGCAAGTCATCTAAGTGACTTTGGGAGGcctaatattttgttttatatgtttagGTCTGTACAAAAAGGGATACcacaaatgtttattcatgtaTTATGCCAGATCTCTCCGAAAATGTGTTATTCACAATAGAAGAGGTTTGATTTAGAATAACTTTTGCATTCTGAATTGcacatttattaaattcattagCAGAGTAAAACTATTAGGGTATAGGCTAAGCTCATTCAGTTTGTTTATTCACTTACTtgtaattaaatatatcaattgCTGCAGACAGATGGATTGGACTGTCTATACATCCGTACAAGATTTTATCGTTTTCAGGTACAAGATCAACATCATGAAATACAAAACACGAATAGTCATCAACTTTTAATGCCTCCACGTATCCTATGTTAAAGAGCAATCCCCGATTGAACAATGTACCATTGctctgaaaattgaaaaaacatatttatcTCTATATACTTTCATATCAAAATGTGTGAATATGCACCAACAATTTGTATTCATAGTGTATCGTATACCTGTTCAACTATAAAAATGCCATAGTCCAAGAGTTGACGTTGCAGCATCGGGTGTAAAACATACAACAGGATATTAAGATGCTCCTGTCTATTTCTATAGGGAATCAGCACCGCTACTTTGTGTCTGGACAGACATTCTTCTGGTTTATGTCTTCCTCCTGGTTGTAACCACTTAAACATCATAGCCATTTGCTCCATTGTCGGAACATCAGAAAATCTTATATCCAAATTACCAGCTGTCATTaggatataaataaataaaatattaatatgctTTACAGTTTCGCAGAAAACGGAAACAACACGAGTATATCAACATGCAGACAGATACACCAAATTATCCACAAACTTTCATACATTCTTTATATACGCCCTAATCCAAACACCAAAGGCATCATTCATTCTTTCAATAAACATTAGATAGAAATCATATTAATAGCTAAAATGTCACCTTATATACTTAGGTATACATGTTTAAATCGGTCACAACGCATGGTTACAATATACAATTGTATCAACATTTATGAAATCAATATCATGGTTTGAATTAGTTCCTTGAAAAGTACTGGAGGGCGACTTCAATATTGAACTTCTAGGATAGCTAAAGCATCACATTGGCCGACAAAATATTAATTATCGGTGATGATTAATCGATTCAAAACATCAAATCTGCCAACTAGAATCCACAAAACGATAAATAATCGGCCATATTTGTATACAAGGTACACTGCAACACATACAAATGTAGCTGAAACTAGAGATTTAAGATTTTCATTAAGATACGACTAAGTAATTAAAAACAGAGAAACCGGCTATCAAAACATGTAGAACGTAGTAAGCGATATCTGATCGGTCACCTTGAGACTTGATATTACTATAATTCAACAATTGTTACTCCAGTTCGTTATAGAAGtcacctttattttacacatttcaacaatatcgtttagcatttcgcaaattctatgatcgttataatgctCTAGTTTGCCATTgcaacctacatgtatcattgggtcatatgctgtctgacttgcttcataccgattattagactGTTCTGGCAAACTAATTTGaccacggattactccgtttacctcatgaagatacagagctcatgtttattcctcctaggtaTCTGGTCTCACCTCTAGTATGTTtggccaactctctattttgtattccttgttgGATTGATTACATTGATCattcttcgttatcttcacctttcattatataatGCAAGTTAGCTGAGAGTGAGTAGTGAATGACCAAAAAATAATGAGCTATAGCATCGAGTTACTGTTCCTAATGTAGCAGCATTATGTGTCCCGGTCCAAGCAATGACACCTGCTTCGTTGTAAGCATTAGTGAAACAATAGCATTACTACCGTTAACTTAACGTTGAGTTTAATACGATGATAAAACAATGCCAATAATAAATTCCACAAAACTCAAATCCTGGATTTTAAAACATACATTAAACACACAAAGTTCCAATATTTGGTTCGCAGGATTGCTCACAATCCTTTTGTTTTCAAAGGATGCAAGGTGAAAGCCTTCGTCTTTAAGAAACACAAATGCAGGGGTGTATCTGCTTTTGATAGCAAATGACATAACCATATCTAtaaggggtctgggggccgccttagACCCCCTGTGGTTACCTGATTGTGGTGGTGGGGTTCAGGGGGATAAAGCCCCCCTGGCGTACAACGTACTAGTATTTTAGGATTAATGAATccaaaaatcattcattttctgGACAGCATTTGTTAATTCCATCGGTGCCATAATCAAAGATTTTATTCCACTTGTTATGAAGCGCAATTATTAGcattaaaatgttaaaatcaggAAAGATGAAAATTTAACTGTAAATGTGCAGATAAAGAACagcgaccaatctcataactgttAGTCATTGatcaaaatatctttatttaaaTATCAGTCTGGATTTCAGCCTGGTGACTTAACTGTAAAGCAAGTAGTAGATATAGATATGATACAATTGTTTCAAAGTTAGATAGATTAAAGAAGTAAGATTTATATTTAGCGACATTTCAAAAGCTTTTGATAGTGTGTCCTAAAGGTTTTGTATACAAGCTATATGCTTGTGGGATCTTTGGTAATGTTACCCACCGGGTTCAGCAGAATCTTACAGacaataaaaaatgaatatcgATGGGTTTTCCTCTTGCTAACTGAAACAACAAATGCATAGGTACCTCAAGGCTCTGTTCTTGGCCCTTTCTTATTCCTGTCGTACATTAATGATATAGCTGATAATCTTCTTAGTAATATACGGCTATTTGCGGATGACACCTATCTGTATGCTATCAATGAAGTTACCTTATCAATCTGTCATTGgttaaaatgctgtctgacgtgtttcatactaattgttaagctgttctttacacaccgAACCTTGCTCagtattactccgtttatctagTTAAGATAGAGGGCCTGCTGTGGGATAactggtcgacaagggatgtttactcctcctatacacctgatcccatctctggtatgtccagaggttcgtgtttgtctactcttaattttgtattatttataggaactatgagattcatcactgttcgctCTCTCTATATCCGACGTAATTAGTGACCTACTTCtgaaacaaaattcaaataataaaaaaacaacttttcaaACATTCTCCCTTATAAATCTTATGTATTATTTCCATGGCAGAGTGAAGCgttctatttttttcaaagttttttttatctttaaactTTTTGACTCAAGTATAACCCATTCATACATGGCGAGGCATAAAAAATAGTATAACTCATTGAAAATAAGATCCTTACACGCTTCAATATCTTTTACACCGTGGctaaacgtcatttggatacaaccattcctacgcaGCATAAAAGTGTGCTTttaacgcagagtacaaccaaccctTACGGCAATATGGACAGAGGAGATGTCAGTGAGGAGGGGCAAGAAAGTGgctaatatttttctttatttatcgtttgacttgtttcatgccgattgttatgccgttcttgacCCAACTCTCGTGTtagcccaactctctattttggtattgctaataggagttatgagattgatcactgttcgttatctacacctttcatacatgtacatatgcaaggtgaagataacgaacagtgatcaatctcataactcctataagcaatacaaaatagagttaagcaaacacggacccttggacacaatagaggtgggatcaagagcttaggaggagtaagcattccctgccgaccggtcacacctgccatggtTCCTaaatcttgatcgggtaaacgatTATATAAATGCAATGATGTTAGACATTGATACAAGTGTTTTACTCTGATCTTttattatttggaaataatgATCTTGATTTTGACACCAATGAGAAAATTGAACCTCTACTCTTATCAAAAGattaaaataatcatcaaatatTATCACATCCAATTCGATATGAATTGGAgacttttatcaaagaaagtgTTTATTTCTCGTGTTTAGCTTTTTTGGATCCGCCTATAAACTTATTTAACATATGAGAGTTACTCTCCCTGAGTCAGCCTCCGCTGAGGCGCCTCCTTTTCAACCAAAGACTCGTTGAATGAGGTTGGTCCAAATGTAAACTAATTTTTCTTTGCAAAATAAGATAAGTTAAGATATTATAATACGTTTCCATGCTTTTATAATCTAATTGGTCTTGATTTACTGCAGTCAATTCATTGGCATTTGTTCACGATTTCCCGATGATTCTTGAATTTGTCGTTGCCAATTTTATTTTGCTAGCGTCTTTTGTGGCCATCTTGTATTTAGTCACGACTTAGTATTTTTATAAACACTTCAACAATTTATTTGATCAGTTATGTGATATTTGTGATAGTTAACTGGATCGCACGATTTATAACATTGCTTTGAATATTTGCACGCATTAATCAATTGTTTTTTATCGAGGGAAGTAACACAAAAAAAATTTGGTATCTAATTTCCTTTCTTTTACCACCGCGATCTAAGAGGCGAAGAATGGCCACGCCGGCAGCGAATGCCCCGGAAGTGTCGGGAAATATCTCTGTGGGACTGGACACGATGAATTCTGAGACACAGTCAGTGACGTCCACAACCCAGGCTCCATCAACGTCCTTTGGAGAGGAGGCCCAGTAAATGTTGACACCAACTTCCTCAGATGTTGGCACTACCCCTGTTCCTGTCCCATCAATCCATATGATCGGTATGCACGTTGCTAATGCAATTAAACAACGCATTATTAGTGGGCAGTTTATTGATTTGGCTATTGTAGCAACTCCAAAAGTTGGAGCTGATGAAAAGAAATTGGTTATCAATAACATGGGCGAAATAGTTTCTAAGGATACTAATCCCAAAAAGGTAGAAACTATACCACAATGGACTGATCTAATGCTCATCTATGGACGTGTATACTTGAGTGCACATTCCGCTAAAACTGTTGACTGCTAAAGTATATGCAGACGGTCAGAATGGTGGTAAATAGGGGGGGCTGTCTTGGTTAGATTATGATACTCAATATAGTTTACACAAAGAGCAAAATCCTGCTTCTTCCTGGGGGTGGGGGTTGACTCAGAATTATGGCTTATGTACATGACACCTCGGCCTACTCTTCATACCTGAAATCCATCAAAACCTGGTGTTGGCAAATGttataatttcaatttcaagGGTTCTTGTGATAAATTCCCATGTATATATAAGCAGAAATGTATTCGTTGTGGTAGTAGCCATTCAATGCTTTATTGTGCCTCGCCAGTTTGGAGCATTACGTCCGCTCAAACttttcgccccccccccccctaacatTGAACCACTCAGTTGTATGGACAGCAAAGTTCTCGTCCTCAAACCAACAATACAAACACCAATTACAGGGGATATTCCTACACCACCCTCTGCCCAATCTCCAGACCACGTTTCCGCAGCCCCCAATCCATGGCGCCTAAGTACAACTCCTCTTCATGTTTATGCccttaaaagatatattgtgCATTATCCTAACAGGGTTGTGGCAAATATATTGATTCAGGGCTTCTCTCAAGGGTTTAAACTTCATTATCATGGGCCTAGATTGTCAACTCAGTGTAATAATTTGAAATCTGCAGATGATCACCCTGAGGAACTTAAGGGGAAAATTTACAAAGAAATTCAAATGGGGAGGCAACAAGGTCCTTACACACAAATACCAGTATCTAATCTAAGGTTATCCCCAATTGGGTTGGTGCCAAAGGGGGACAATTCTGGATGGGGTCTAATAACACACCTCTCTTTTCCGACGTCTAACAGTGTTAATTACTATATAGACCCTAATTAAACTGCAATATTCATCGTTTGATTCAGTTATTCAAATGATTGCGGAAATTGGAAAATGGGCTTTCATAGGAAAGCGTAACACAAAATCTGCATTTCGGCTTCTCCCAATATATCCTGGTGATTTTGACCTCCGTGGGTttaaatttcagggtaactacTTTGTAGACAAATATTTACCTATAGGGTGTTCCATCTCATGCAAGGTTTTCGAGGAATTTTCTACATTCTTGCAGTGGGCTGCCAAACAACGTTCTAAAGCAACAACAATTGATCACTATCTTGATGATATTATATTTGCCGAAAGGGATGTCCATTCTTGACAGGAACTTATGTCTGTTTTTCAAGGTATTTGCGATGAAAAAAAGTGTTCCTATTGTCGAAGAAAAATCTGAAGGTCCTGCTATCGTTATGACTTTTTTTGGGTTTTGAGATAGATACTATATATATGCTTGTTAGGATACCCAATTCAAAATTCTTTGAGGTTCAGGATAGTTTACATTCTCTTGCTAACCAACGCAAGGCAACACTCCCAACAAATATTAGTCATAGGCAAATTGAACTTTTTAGAAGAGGTATAAGATCAGGTAGGGAATTTTGCGTCCTCTACTTAAAGGTACAATAGGAGTTTCAGAAATGCATTATCACATTAGGATTACTCAATCGATGCGCAAAGATATGTACATGTGGATAAGTTTTGTTTAGTCATTTAATGGGGCTGTGTATTTTTTGGATCATGAATGGACATCAGATAGGAATATTATTTTCTACACAGATAGCTCTGGGTCGTCCAACTTGGGTTGTGGTGCTTATTTCAATGGCGAATGGTGATTTTCCCCTTGCCAAGAAACGTGGTCATCTACTGAAGTCATGAAAGACCTAACATTTCTAGAATTAGTTCCAGTGGTCTTAGTCATTAGTTTATGGGGTGACAAACTAGCTAAGAAAAAGATTGTTCTTCATCTAGATAATCAAGCTGTTGTTGCTATACTTAATAAGCTCACATCCAAATCAGAGTGGGTAATGACTCTACTTAGATGATTTGTACTAGCGTCTATGAAATATGATATTCTGTTTTGTAAAGACAATATCATAGATGATTCAATTTCTCGTAAGCAGTGGGCAAGATTCCGGCAAGCAGATCCACATGCAAGGCCACACCCTTGTCCAGTACCTCTATCATTCCTCAACATTATCTCCAGTCTGAGTTTGTTAAGCTTTTAGACGCTTCAGTATCTAAAAACACACATAAATCCCATCGCGCTGGAATGGCAGCTTATTACAAAGTATGTAAACTGCTTGCGTACATTCATCTTCATCTAGGCTTGCATACTCTACGGTGAGGTCATATATGTCTGCCATCTCATTTCACTGTAAATTGCAAAATGTACCTGATCCAACACCAGAGTTCTTGATGATGAAATTATTGCAGCGTTTGAAGCACACAGCAGATACGAGATTACCAATAACTAAAACAATTTTGCATAACATCATTCAGATTATACCCATTATATGTACCAATGACTTCGAAACGACCTTTTCTCTGCTGCGTTTTCCTTGGCCTTTCACGGATTTTTAAGAATAGATGAATTAACAGTTGATACAAACAAAAGACATCACCAAAACACAATTCAAATAGACAATTTGTCCATAAATCACAGCACACAATCTCTTTTATTGACTATCCGTTTTTCAAAAACAGACCAGTTGGGTAAAGGCACAGTATTACAAATAGACAGACAGGGTGGTGTAGCATGTCCATATCAGCTTGTTACCAGAAGTGTCGGCATACGTCCAGAGGGTTCAGGCCCATTATTTCGGCATTTTAATTTATCCCCACTCACTCATACCAATTTAC encodes the following:
- the LOC125647156 gene encoding beta-1,4-galactosyltransferase 1-like isoform X4 encodes the protein MEQMAMMFKWLQPGGRHKPEECLSRHKVAVLIPYRNRQEHLNILLYVLHPMLQRQLLDYGIFIVEQSNGTLFNRGLLFNIGYVEALKVDDYSCFVFHDVDLVPENDKILYGCIDSPIHLSAAIDIFNYKLPDTKLFGGVSAMLRTHFEAVNGFSNLYYGWGGEDDDIFYRMVRREFRLKRFPLNTSRYKMMKHMKNVGNPKRHELLREGLARMEVDGINSVDTYYKRVDFSEMPLYTKIVVDVLE